A window of the Chaetodon trifascialis isolate fChaTrf1 chromosome 9, fChaTrf1.hap1, whole genome shotgun sequence genome harbors these coding sequences:
- the LOC139336154 gene encoding protein NipSnap homolog 2-like, whose translation MATGVLHRVSAGLGRAKSRAQSAGQLVVWTRGVATSSSRNREDSWFKSLFVRKVDPRKDAHSNLLTKNEESNLYKIQFHNVKPECLDSYNKLCEDVLPSIHADKYYPCELVGTWNTWYGEQDQAVHLWRYRGGYPALTEVMNKLKQNQDFTAYRKERGKMLMSRRNQLLLEFSFWNEPVPREGPNIYELRSYQLRPGTMIEWGNYWARAIGYRQHNREAVGGFFSQIGNLYMVHHLWAYKDLQSREDTRNGAWQQEGWDEVVYYTVPLIQHMDSRIMIPTKASPLQ comes from the exons ATGGCGACTGGAGTCCTTCACAGAGTCAGCGCTGGCCTGGGTCGGGCTAAAAGCAGGGCCCAGTCCGCCGGACAGCTCGTCGTGTGGACCAG GGGGGTTGCAACgtccagcagcagaaacagggaGGACAGCTGGTTTAAGTCACTGTTTGTGAGGAAAGTTGATCCCAGGAAAGATGCACACTCCAACCTACTGACCAAAAATGAGGAAAGTAACCTGTACAAAATCCAGT TCCATAATGTCAAGCCAGAGTGCCTGGATTCCTACAATAAACTCTG TGAGGATGTTTTGCCCTCTATCCATGCTGATAAGTACTACCCCTGTGAGCTGGTGGGCACCTGGAATACCTGGTATGGAGAACAAGACCAGGCTG TTCATCTGTGGCGTTACAGAGGAGGATACCCAGCTCTGACAGAGGTGATGAACAAGCTCAAGCAGAACCAG GACTTCACAGCGTACAGGAAGGAGCGGGGTAAGATGCTGATGTCTCGCAGAAACCAGCTCCTGCTGGAGTTCAGCTTCTGGAACGAGCCCGTACCCCGAGAGGGCCCCAACATCTATGAGCTCAGGTCCTACCAGCTCAGG CCAGGAACCATGATCGAGTGGGGTAATTACTG GGCCAGGGCCATTGGATACCGCCAGCACAACAGAGAGGCTGTGGGAGGGTTTTTCTCACAGATCGGCAACCTCTATATGGTTCATCACCTCTGGG CTTACAAAGACCTTCAGTCTAGAGAAGACACAAGGAATGGCGCCTGGCAGCAGGAGGGCTGGGATGAGGTGGTTTATTACACGG TTCCTCTCATTCAGCATATGGATTCCAGGATCATGATCCCCACGAAGGCTTCCCCGCTGCAGTGA
- the psph gene encoding phosphoserine phosphatase isoform X3 encodes MATLSQTKELFRRAEAVCFDVDSTVIKEEGIDELAKFCGVGDAVTEMTRKAMGGSMTFKSALTERLSIIRCSREQVNKLITDHPPQLTPGIRELVDRLHQRNIKVFLISGGFRCIVEHVATQLNIPLHHVYANRLKFYFNGEYAGFDESQPTAESGGKGKVISMLKEQYGFKTVVMIGDGATDLEACPPASAFIGFGGNVVRPQVKERSLWYVTSFGELLKELEKI; translated from the exons CAGTCATCAAAGAGGAAGGCATAGACGAGCTTGCCAAGTTCTGTGGTGTGGGGGATGCAGTCACTGAAAT GACTCGCAAAGCTATGGGTGGCTCCATGACTTTTAAGTCAGCCCTGACTGAGCGTCTTTCCATTATCCGATGTTCCAGAGAACAAGTGAACAAACTGATAACAGACCACCCACCTCAGCTCACTCCAGGCatcag GGAGCTCGTGGACCGTCTGCACCAGCGCAACATAAAGGTGTTTCTCATCTCAGGTGGCTTCCGCTGCATTGTTGAACATGTGGCCACTCAGCTAAACATACCTCTGCATCATGTCTACGCCAACCGACTCAAGTTCTACTTCAATG GAGAGTATGCTGGTTTTGATGAGAGTCAGCCCACAGCCGAGAGTGGCGGGAAAGGAAAGGtcatcagcatgctgaaggAGCAGTACGGCTTCAAGACTGTGGTGATGATTGGAGATGGAGCCACTGATCTCGAGGCCTGCCCTCCTGCT AGTGCTTTCATTGGATTCGGAGGGAATGTCGTCAGGCCGCAGGTGAAGGAGCGGTCTTTGTGGTACGTGACAAGTTTCGGGGAGCTGCTaaaggagctggagaagatTTAA